The Salegentibacter sp. Hel_I_6 region TTTATTCCATCCAGCTTTATTTCTTCGGTAGCAAATTGCAATCCATTCTTTTTATAAATTGCATTGCTTAAGGATGCGCTTTGGCCTAAAATGCTCACATTAATTTTGTCATATTCAATTTCTGACTTGCTTAAATTCTCCTCCAGAGCAGATTTCAATTTATTTTCGGCAAATATATTTCCCAGGATAACAGCTACAGCCAGAACTACAAAAACGACAATAAAACTAAGAGATAGTTTAGATTTTTTCTTCAAAATAGATTTTTTTACAACGGAAATTTACAATTTCAAAATACTAACATTCACTGTTTAAGAGTTTTTAACTTAAAAATTTAACCCCAAAGTTTTGTTTGCGTTAAATTTTAGCAAAAGACTATAAGTACCGAATTTTCAATGGTTTTTGATTGTATATTTGTCTCATCAACCTAACAGAAATTATGATTTTTAAACTTAGTATAAAAATAGTGTTCATTGCCGCAGAAATATTTTTGGCGGTTTACAGTTTTGCGCTAAGTGACAGCTTACTAGTCAAGTTTCTGTTTTTTGCATTAACAGCCGTTATTGTTGCATTCTCTGTAACTAAAATTACCAATAAACTATTACCAATAGATAAAGATTATATCTCTTCAGAAGAAGAAGCAGAAGATTAATATAACTAAATCTGAAAATTATAATCCGGGGAATTCTTTCTTCGGATTTTTTTATATTGTAAAATGCCCATGAAATTGATTTGCATTTCAGATACTCATAATAAACACAGGGAAATTCCAATTCCCGATGGCGATGTATTAATACATGCAGGTGATATTACCGAAGGTGGCACAAAAAGAGAAGTTGTAGATTTTCTAAATTGGTTTTCTTCACAACCGCACGAGCAAAAAATTTTTATTGCTGGAAATCACGATTTCTATTTTGAAAAAACCAGCGAAAAAGAGGTTCAGGAAATTATTCCTGGCAATATTCATTATTTAGAGAATAATGGCGTTAATATTAATGGAATTAATTTTTGGGGTTCCCCGGTAACTCCTGGGGATGGCACCTGGGCTTTTAATAAAAAACAGGAAATAGACAATCACTGGGAACAAATTCCAAAAGACACTCAAGTACTTATAACCCATACCCCGCCCTACAAAATTAAAGATGTTCTAAATAACGGCCGGCATATTGGATGCGCTTCGTTATTGAAGGCTATACAAAATCGAGAAATTAATTTTCACGTTTTTGGCCATGTTCACGATTCTTATGGAATTACGAATATATCAGGAACAAAATTTATAAATGCATCCTGCCTGGATAATAAGTATAGATATCTTCACAAACCTTTAGAGGTTCTTACAAAAAACATCTTTTAATCGCCATAAGGGAAAACCCTATTTATGACAGTAGGAATTCACTTTCATGTGGATCCTAAAAAGTTTAATTAAAACCAAAAAAGGTTATTTAGTCGTTAAATATTTGCTAATCATAGGTTTATTAAAACTTTTTTAACACAGAAAAAGATATCAAAGCGTAATTTAGCTGCCACTAACACCTATAATACCAACACCTATGAATATCAATACTAACCCAAACGCTACACTTGATGAAGTTAAAAGCTTAATTTCTTATAGTATTTTTCACTTAAACTCAGAAGAAGATTCAAACTATAACATTATGCATCGAGCTATAATCAAAAAGTATTTTGATGCTAAAAATGTTACTATTAACTACAAAGATCAAACGGTAGATTTAAAAATACCGGTTGGAAAAAGAAAATACACAGGAATCACTTTTGAATGCCAGGATTTAGAACGTTTTCTAAAGTCCTGTCTAAAAAAAGATGAAAAAAGTTTAGATTTCTATCAGGAAATCTTAAGCCATTACAATATTTACCACGCAGCTTAATAATTTAAGTTTACACAAGTTAAAGCCATACGCCCTACCGTATGGCTTTTTTATTCTTTAATATTTAACGACTATCCTTACTTCCATTTTAACTTAAATTGGTTAATTTTGAGCCTTTAAGCTGAATTTTTTTAACCAGTTTCTAAGTCTTAAATCCGATGAGTAAAAAACAGCAACCTACAGATCACAAAAAATATTTCATTTTCAAAAAAAAGAACTACCAGTTTATGTTTATTGGGCTGGCAGTAATAACCCTGGGTTTCATCCTTATGGCCGGTGGCGGCAGTGATGATCCAAACACTTTTAATCCAGACATTTATAATTTCCAGCGTATTCGCCTGGCTCCCACCCTCGTACTTCTTGGATTTGCAATAGAAGTATATGCCATTTTATTAAATCCTAAAAAATAAACTACATTGAACGAACTAGATGCCGTAATTCTTGGAATTATTCAGGGGCTTACCGAATTTCTTCCTGTTTCATCCAGCGGGCACCTCGAACTTGGTAAAGCATTATTAGGTGATAATAGTATCCCTAGCGAATCTTTACTCTTCACGGTAATTCTTCACGCGGCAACCGCACTTAGTACACTGGTAGTTTTCTGGAAAGATGTTGTTGAAATTTTTAAAGGACTTTTTCAATTTAAATGGAACGAAGAATTTAAATTCTCCTTGAAAATTATTGTTTCTATGATTCCAGCGGCTGTTATCGGAGTTTTCTTCGAAGAACAATTAGAGAGTCTTTTTGGTGGAAACATCATCTTTGTTGGGTTTATGCTTATCGTCACAGCACTCCTATTATGGCTGGCAGATAAAGCGAAAAACACCGACAAACCTGTAAGCTACAGCAACGCTTTTGTGATAGGTGTTTCCCAGGCTATAGCAATATTACCCGGTATTTCCCGAAGCGGCGCTACAATTTCTACTTCTGTGCTTCTTGGCAACGACAAAACAAAAGCAGCACGATTTTCCTTCTTAATGGTAGTACCTTTAATTTTGGGGAAAATTGCTAAAGATCTTTTAGATGGCAATTTAATGGAAAGCACCACTTCTTTTTCGGTTCTTGCTATTGGCTTTGTTTCAGCTTTTATCGCGGGACTGGCAGCTTGTACCTGGATGATTAGTATAGTAAAAAAGAGTAAACTTTCTTATTTTGCTATTTACTGTTTTATCGCTGGAATTGTTTCCATAGCTGTTTCCTATTACAATTAAAAATCATGAATTTTGAGAGTGATTATACTCTCAAAACATAAGCCCTACTTTATGACCACAGAAATTGAAAAATTCACTCCCGAAGATTTTAAAAATGGCCAGATCCTGGTTTTCGATAAACCTTTGGAATGGACCTCTTTTCAATTAGTTAACAAGGTGCGCTGGTTAATTAGAAAAAGTTGTGGGATAAAAAAAATAAAAGTAGGCCATGCAGGCACTTTAGATCCTTTGGCAACCGGTGTTTTAGTAATTTGTACGGGAAAGTTTACCAAAAAAATAACCGAGTTACAGGGAACTGAGAAAGAATACACCGGCACCTTTACATTGGGAGCAACTACACCATCTTACGATTTGGAAACCGAAATTGATAAAACCTTTGAGACCGAGCATATTTCAGAAGAAAATTTAGAAGAGGCCTCCTTACAACTTACAGGAGAGATTGAACAAACACCACCCGTTTATTCAGCTTTAAAAAAAGATGGAAAACGTTTATATGAATATGCCAGAAAAGGAGAGAAAATAGAAATAAAAAGTAGGCCGGTAACTATTAAGGAATTTGAAGTTGATGCACCACGGTTTCCGGAAGTAGATTTTAGAATAGTTTGTAGCAAAGGCACCTATATTAGAAGTATGGCCAACGACTATGGCATCGCCCTGGGTTCTGGAGCTTACCTCTCTGCCCTAAAACGCACCCGCGTTGGAGAATTTGTTATAGAAGATGCTTTAGACCTCTCATCTTTTGAAAAATTACTACCTTCAGCATAAAATAAAACATGACAGGTTTTGTTTTATAGCATGGATTTTTTCGATAAACATAAAGCCCTCATCATTACCGTACTTTTCTGTTCGGTTTTAATACTTGGCCTTTATAATTTTAGCCTATCTCAAAAACAAAAAATTCAGCAGGAAATGTTGGTAGATTTGGAAGAATACACCTCTCCTGAAGAGGAAGAAGAAATCCCCGAAGAAGAACCTGAACCCCGAACCACCCCAAATAGCCGGGAGACCCATAGGGCGTTTAATGAAAATCAAGAAGCAAGAGCTGAAAATTTTAATAGGGAATTAGATGAAATCTTAGAGCAGAATAGCGCTCAACAGGAGGAAAATTCAGAAAACGAAAGTGAAACTTCCAGCCTTGGAACTTTCCCTACTGGTAACAAATCAGAATCTAAAAAGAGATCTGATGGTGATAATTCCTCAGAAGATATTTCTACACAATCTGGAAGTTTAAGAAATAGCTCAATCTCTTTTTCGCTTCGCGGAAGAAATGCCGTCGCTATCCCAAACCCCATTTACACCTGTGATTTACGGGGTAAAATCGTAGTTAATATTCGCGTAAATGCTGAAGGAAGAGTTATAAATACCAGTATTAATAAAGGGAGTTCAAGCTCAAATAACGAATGCTTAACAGAAAAAGCGCTCGAATATGCGGCAAACGCAAGGTTTTCCCGCTTAGCTGGTAGAGATGAGCAACCTGGAACAATTACTTATAATTTTAAACCTTAAGAATGGAAAAAATAAACCGCTGTGGATGGTGCGAAGGTGATTCTCTCTATGAAGCTTATCACGATAACGAATGGGGTGTTCCTGTTTATGATGATGCCACGATATTTGAATTTCTAATTTTGGAAACCTTTCAGGCAGGTTTAAGTTGGATTACCGTTTTAAAGAAACGCGAAAATTTTAGAAAAGCTTTGGATGATTTTGATTATAAAAAGATCGCAAAATATTCTGAAGATAAAATTCAGGAATTACTTAAAAACCCCGGAATTATTAGAAACAAATTGAAAGTTAGGGCTACGGTAACCAATGCACAAGCCTTTATGGAAGTTCAAAAAGAACACGATAGTTTTAGTAAATATATTTGGAGTTTTGTAGATGGAGAACCTGTACATAACCGAATAAAAAATTACAAAGAAGCTGCCGCAACTACCAGTATTAGCGATAAACTTAGTAAAGATCTCAAAAAGAAAGGCTTTAAATTTGTTGGGTCAACAGTAATGTATGCGCATATGCAGGCCACCGGTATGGTTAACGATCACGAGGTATCTTGTTTTAGACACGCTGAAATAAAGAATATTTCAAAGGAGGAAAACCGATAAACCGTTCAGTTTATTTAACTGAGGTAATTTAAAAATTCTGCTCTTGAGATTTC contains the following coding sequences:
- a CDS encoding metallophosphatase domain-containing protein: MKLICISDTHNKHREIPIPDGDVLIHAGDITEGGTKREVVDFLNWFSSQPHEQKIFIAGNHDFYFEKTSEKEVQEIIPGNIHYLENNGVNINGINFWGSPVTPGDGTWAFNKKQEIDNHWEQIPKDTQVLITHTPPYKIKDVLNNGRHIGCASLLKAIQNREINFHVFGHVHDSYGITNISGTKFINASCLDNKYRYLHKPLEVLTKNIF
- a CDS encoding DUF3098 domain-containing protein, with the translated sequence MSKKQQPTDHKKYFIFKKKNYQFMFIGLAVITLGFILMAGGGSDDPNTFNPDIYNFQRIRLAPTLVLLGFAIEVYAILLNPKK
- a CDS encoding undecaprenyl-diphosphate phosphatase, translated to MNELDAVILGIIQGLTEFLPVSSSGHLELGKALLGDNSIPSESLLFTVILHAATALSTLVVFWKDVVEIFKGLFQFKWNEEFKFSLKIIVSMIPAAVIGVFFEEQLESLFGGNIIFVGFMLIVTALLLWLADKAKNTDKPVSYSNAFVIGVSQAIAILPGISRSGATISTSVLLGNDKTKAARFSFLMVVPLILGKIAKDLLDGNLMESTTSFSVLAIGFVSAFIAGLAACTWMISIVKKSKLSYFAIYCFIAGIVSIAVSYYN
- the truB gene encoding tRNA pseudouridine(55) synthase TruB; the protein is MTTEIEKFTPEDFKNGQILVFDKPLEWTSFQLVNKVRWLIRKSCGIKKIKVGHAGTLDPLATGVLVICTGKFTKKITELQGTEKEYTGTFTLGATTPSYDLETEIDKTFETEHISEENLEEASLQLTGEIEQTPPVYSALKKDGKRLYEYARKGEKIEIKSRPVTIKEFEVDAPRFPEVDFRIVCSKGTYIRSMANDYGIALGSGAYLSALKRTRVGEFVIEDALDLSSFEKLLPSA
- a CDS encoding energy transducer TonB — translated: MDFFDKHKALIITVLFCSVLILGLYNFSLSQKQKIQQEMLVDLEEYTSPEEEEEIPEEEPEPRTTPNSRETHRAFNENQEARAENFNRELDEILEQNSAQQEENSENESETSSLGTFPTGNKSESKKRSDGDNSSEDISTQSGSLRNSSISFSLRGRNAVAIPNPIYTCDLRGKIVVNIRVNAEGRVINTSINKGSSSSNNECLTEKALEYAANARFSRLAGRDEQPGTITYNFKP
- a CDS encoding DNA-3-methyladenine glycosylase I; its protein translation is MEKINRCGWCEGDSLYEAYHDNEWGVPVYDDATIFEFLILETFQAGLSWITVLKKRENFRKALDDFDYKKIAKYSEDKIQELLKNPGIIRNKLKVRATVTNAQAFMEVQKEHDSFSKYIWSFVDGEPVHNRIKNYKEAAATTSISDKLSKDLKKKGFKFVGSTVMYAHMQATGMVNDHEVSCFRHAEIKNISKEENR